Proteins found in one Anopheles aquasalis chromosome 3, idAnoAquaMG_Q_19, whole genome shotgun sequence genomic segment:
- the LOC126575336 gene encoding uncharacterized protein LOC126575336, whose protein sequence is MEMKKGLFVGAVLVIAVCGTFSVEGAAIGRSPRQLSSLLTLSGESNARIENGTIICDTLTCPPESFKCVIVKNSTKDDINKVQVTRECLDPAGKATAKTQTTEQSSFPGQQFESYAEIDKNGNIASFDNRGNTYNHSGTGDIHSYLYEQIEDLHKAILDQLTSGGNPFIAQ, encoded by the exons ATGGAGATGAAAAAGGGACTCTttgttggtgctgtgctggtgaTAGCAGTTTGTGGAACATTTTCTGTGGAAGGCGCTGCGATCGGCCGATCGCCACGACAGCTTAGCAGCCTTTTGACATTGAGCGGAGAATCAAACGCTAGAATAGAGAATG GCACCATCATCTGTGACACGCTGACATGTCCACCGGAGTCGTTCAAGTGTGTGATCGTCAAGAATTCGACCAAGGACGACATCAATAAGGTTCAAGTGACGCGCGAGTGTTTGGATCCAGCCGGCAAAGCCACGGCCAAGACTCAAACGACCGAACAATCCAGCTTCCCGGGTCAACAGTTCGAGAGCTACGCCGAAATCGATAAGAATGGCAACATTGCATCGTTCGACAATCGTGGCAACACGTACAATCACTCAGGCACCGGTGACATTCACTCCTATCTGTACGAACAGATAGAGGACCTGCACAAGGCAATACTGGATCAGCTGACCAGTGGTGGCAATCCGTTTATTGCGCAATGA